Proteins encoded by one window of Lathyrus oleraceus cultivar Zhongwan6 chromosome 1, CAAS_Psat_ZW6_1.0, whole genome shotgun sequence:
- the LOC127091320 gene encoding protein NETWORKED 4B: IEGPLRSVSLSFNTFCLALSFFHLFSFIPFPHFLFHFIAEQQRNFLSLFFFILHSPLFRSESQMEGSGDFGEGLDQERSMMTPYYTPYLKKVKPGSGLQSVNLDFTPSSGGVSSDVSVKEGSGSPSSPSLDSEPELFMQSVIRNQGTPVNTDDEETPEGKLEEEIPDMEIQSEFLGDGENRSYDELLKKFIKNEEELRVSNLKLQLSEGEIVKLKNQIEKSEDQLDNVLKELKLNKDELEYKKGQVRELQNQTAELETHVPDYCSKIANLAEQLEVANEYLKISNDDIARLRKELENRSFETHQLQGQLEVAHENVAKLEWQLDSGEKQIRELEDEITFFKAKETNHQHEMQRVKDEMLEMQAQFSLEKVQLHSDITSLSEMKMDLTSRLEEWERRGNFLETKFRQCEAENLEQKELYANQNLVIESEISSLKEDLRQRRDDVEAVNKEFDRHKQKFDKLMTERDEANAKIDELKAQISFRDDQIENMKRELFQLSTQQLELTLESEMRLTLVDELKVKVEKQNVEISDRNEEKREAIRQLCFSLDHYKSRYDEVLQAFTGHRRHTIIAS; this comes from the exons ATTGAGGGCCCACTTAGGTCAGTCTCACTGTCATTCAACACTTTCTGTTTGGCTCTCTCTTTCTTCCACCTTTTTTCATTCATTCCATTTCCCCACTTTTTATTTCACTTCATAGCAGAACAACAAAGAAACTTCCTCTCTCTCTTTTTCTTCATCCTTCATTCACCTCTCTTCAGATCAG AATCTCAGATGGAGGGCTCTGGCGATTTTGGTGAAGGTCTTGACCAAGAGAGATCAATGATGACTCCATATTATACTCCATATCTGAAGAAGGTAAAGCCGGGTTCTGGTCTTCAATCTGTCAATTTGGATTTCACTCCTAGCTCGGGTGGGGTTAGCTCTGACGTTTCTGTGAAGGAGGGCTCTGGATCACCTTCCTCACCCTCTTTGGATTCAGAACCTGAATTGTTTATGCAGTCTGTAATCCGTAACCAGGGCACTCCGGTCAATACCGATGATGAAGAAACCCCCGAAGGTAAGCTGGAAGAAGAGATTCCTGATATGGAAATACAGAGCGAGTTTCTTGGGGACGGAGAAAATAGAAGTTATGATGAGTTGCTCAAGAAGTTTATCAAAAATGAGGAAGAGCTAAGAGTTTCCAATTTAAAACTTCAGCTCTCAGAAGGAGAGATTGTCAAGTTGAAGAATCAAATTGAGAAAAGTGAGGATCAACTTGATAATGTGTTGAAAGAATTAAAACTGAATAAGGATGAACTTGAATATAAAAAAGGACAGGTACGGGAGTTGCAAAATCAAACAGCTGAGTTGGAGACTCATGTTCCAGATTATTGCTCCAAGATTGCAAATTTGGCGGAACAGCTGGAGGTAGCTAATGAGTACCTCAAGATCTCAAATGATGATATTGCAAGATTAAGAAAGGAACTTGAAAATAGGTCATTTGAGACTCATCAATTGCAAGGGCAGCTTGAAGTGGCACATGAAAATGTGGCTAAATTAGAATGGCAGCTTGATTCAGGGGAGAAGCAGATACGAGAGTTAGAAGATGAGATTACATTCTTTAAAGCTAAGGAAACTAACCATCAGCATGAGATGCAAAGAGTGAAGGATGAAATGCTTGAGATGCAGGCACAGTTCTCTTTGGAGAAAGTTCAATTGCATTCTGATATTACGAGCTTGTCAGAAATGAAAATGGATTTGACCTCTAGACTGGAGGAATGGGAGCGTAGAGGCAATTTTTTAGAAACTAAATTCAGACAATGTGAAGCTGAAAATTTGGAGCAAAAAGAGCTGTATGCTAATCAAAATTTGGTTATAGAGAGTGAAATAAGTTCTTTAAAGGAAGACCTTCGTCAGCGAAGAGATGATGTGGAGGCTGTGAATAAGGAGTTTGACAGACATAAACAAAAATTTGACAAGCTCATGACTGAGAGAGACGAAGCTAATGCTAAGATTGATGAACTTAAGGCTCAGATAAGCTTCCGAGATGATCAAATAGAAAATATGAAAAGAGAGCTTTTCCAGCTAAGCACACAGCAGCTTGAGCTGACCTTAGAATCTGAAATGAGACTGACTTTAGTAGATGAATTGAAAGTGAAAGTGGAGAAACAGAATGTTGAGATCTCAGATCGGAATGAGGAGAAGAGGGAGGCAATCCGGCAACTGTGCTTCTCGCTTGATCACTATAAGAGTAGATATGATGAAGTTCTTCAAGCTTTTACTGGTCATAGGCGCCATACCATCATAGCTTCCTAA